A region from the Actinoplanes sp. OR16 genome encodes:
- the cydB gene encoding cytochrome d ubiquinol oxidase subunit II, producing MELTTVWFILIGVLWAGYFLLEGFDFGVGILLPVVGKDDRSRRLAINTIGPVWDANEVWVLVAGGATFAAFPEWYATLFSGFFLPLLIILVALIVRGLAFEYRGKRPEASWKKRWDLAIFWGSLIPAILWGVAFGNILRGVPIDARHEYVGGFVNLLNPYALLGGLTTLSLFTLHGAVFLALKTDGPMRVQAGRLAARLALVAVPVAAAFLIWTGLTGKDGWGIALSILAALALAGAVLATRVRKEGWAFAATGATILLAVAALFVTLFPNVMPSTLDAANSLTVTNASSTPYTLTVMTWVAACFTPIVLLYQGWTYWIFRKRLTVSDIPA from the coding sequence ATGGAACTCACTACCGTCTGGTTCATTCTGATCGGCGTCCTCTGGGCCGGTTACTTCCTCCTCGAAGGCTTCGACTTCGGCGTCGGCATCCTGCTCCCGGTCGTCGGCAAGGACGATCGCTCCCGCCGCCTGGCCATCAACACGATCGGCCCGGTCTGGGACGCCAACGAGGTCTGGGTGCTGGTCGCCGGCGGGGCCACCTTCGCGGCGTTCCCCGAGTGGTACGCCACCCTGTTCTCCGGCTTCTTCCTGCCGCTGCTGATCATCCTGGTCGCCCTGATCGTCCGCGGTCTCGCCTTCGAGTACCGCGGCAAACGGCCGGAAGCCTCCTGGAAGAAGCGGTGGGACCTGGCGATCTTCTGGGGCAGCCTGATCCCGGCGATCCTCTGGGGTGTCGCGTTCGGCAACATCCTGCGCGGGGTGCCGATCGACGCCCGGCACGAATACGTCGGCGGCTTCGTCAACCTGCTCAACCCGTACGCCCTGCTCGGCGGCCTGACGACGCTGTCGCTGTTCACCCTGCACGGCGCGGTCTTCCTCGCCCTGAAAACCGACGGCCCGATGCGCGTGCAGGCCGGCCGTCTCGCCGCTCGGCTGGCTCTGGTCGCCGTCCCGGTGGCCGCCGCGTTCCTGATCTGGACCGGCCTCACCGGCAAGGACGGCTGGGGTATCGCGCTGTCGATCCTCGCCGCGCTGGCCCTGGCCGGCGCGGTGCTCGCCACCCGCGTCCGCAAGGAGGGCTGGGCGTTCGCCGCGACCGGCGCGACCATCCTGCTGGCCGTGGCGGCGCTGTTCGTGACGCTGTTCCCGAACGTCATGCCGTCCACCCTCGACGCCGCGAACAGCCTGACGGTGACGAACGCGTCGTCCACGCCGTACACGCTGACGGTCATGACCTGGGTGGCGGCCTGCTTCACGCCGATCGTCCTGCTCTACCAGGGCTGGACCTACTGGATCTTCCGGAAGCGCCTGACCGTGAGTGACATCCCGGCATGA
- a CDS encoding cytochrome ubiquinol oxidase subunit I — MDALDLSRWQFGITTVYHFIFVPLTIGLSALVAGLQTAWVRTGKEHYLRATRFWGKLFLINFAIGVVTGIVQEFQFGMNWSAYSRFVGDIFGAPLAIEGLLAFFLESTFLGLWIFGWDRLPRRVHLATIWLASIGTMLSAYFILAANSWMQHPVGWTMGDGRAELTSIGAVLTNSTTLVTFPHTITACFLTGGAMLLAVSAWHLRRGNQVEVFKPSLRLGAWVVLIAGVGVLISGDLQARVMTEQQPMKMAAAEALYETTGSASFSLFTIGSLDGDEELYSVRIPSLLSFMATGSPGGEVEGIDNLQASYEEKYGAGDYKPIVPVTYWSFRLMIGFGGLAMLIAAAALWFTRGERRPTSRWLWIAAVSTVAMPLLANSFGWIFTEMGRQPWTVFGVFTTAESGSPSVSTGEAATGLIVLTVLYGILAVIEFGLFIKYAKAGAPPIEPDISDADDKPLAFAY; from the coding sequence GTGGACGCGCTTGATCTCTCCCGGTGGCAGTTCGGCATCACCACCGTCTATCACTTCATCTTCGTGCCCCTCACGATCGGGCTCTCCGCGCTCGTCGCCGGCCTGCAGACCGCCTGGGTCCGCACCGGCAAGGAGCACTACCTGCGCGCTACGCGGTTCTGGGGCAAGCTCTTCCTGATCAACTTCGCGATCGGTGTGGTCACCGGCATCGTGCAGGAGTTCCAGTTCGGGATGAACTGGTCGGCGTACTCCCGGTTCGTCGGCGACATCTTCGGCGCTCCCCTGGCGATCGAGGGCCTGCTCGCCTTCTTCCTCGAGTCGACGTTCCTCGGCCTGTGGATCTTCGGCTGGGACAGGCTCCCCCGGCGCGTGCACCTGGCGACGATCTGGCTCGCCTCGATCGGCACGATGCTGTCGGCGTACTTCATCCTCGCCGCCAACTCGTGGATGCAGCACCCGGTCGGCTGGACCATGGGCGACGGCCGGGCCGAGCTGACCAGCATCGGCGCGGTGCTGACGAACTCGACGACGCTGGTCACCTTCCCGCACACCATCACCGCCTGCTTCCTGACCGGCGGCGCCATGCTCCTCGCGGTCAGCGCCTGGCATCTCCGCCGGGGCAATCAGGTCGAGGTCTTCAAGCCCTCACTGCGGCTCGGCGCCTGGGTCGTGCTGATCGCCGGCGTCGGTGTGCTGATCAGCGGCGACCTGCAGGCCCGCGTCATGACCGAGCAGCAGCCGATGAAGATGGCCGCTGCCGAGGCGCTCTACGAGACCACCGGCAGCGCCTCGTTCTCGCTGTTCACGATCGGCTCGCTGGACGGCGACGAGGAGCTCTACAGCGTCCGCATCCCGTCGCTGCTCTCCTTCATGGCCACCGGTTCTCCCGGCGGCGAGGTCGAGGGCATCGACAACCTTCAGGCTTCGTACGAGGAGAAGTACGGTGCGGGCGACTACAAGCCGATCGTGCCGGTCACGTACTGGTCGTTCCGATTGATGATCGGCTTCGGTGGTCTCGCCATGCTGATCGCCGCGGCGGCGCTCTGGTTCACCCGTGGCGAGCGGCGGCCGACGAGCCGGTGGCTGTGGATCGCCGCGGTCAGCACGGTGGCGATGCCGCTGCTCGCGAACTCGTTCGGCTGGATCTTCACGGAGATGGGCCGGCAGCCGTGGACGGTGTTCGGGGTCTTCACGACGGCCGAGTCCGGGTCGCCGTCGGTCTCCACGGGTGAGGCCGCCACCGGATTGATCGTGCTGACCGTGCTCTACGGGATCCTGGCGGTGATCGAGTTCGGGCTGTTCATCAAGTACGCGAAAGCCGGCGCTCCTCCGATCGAGCCGGACATCTCGGACGCGGACGACAAGCCGCTCGCCTTCGCCTACTGA
- a CDS encoding L-lactate permease, which produces MVLMFEQFRIVTDPVAGSVALSAIFASLSLLTLFLLLGVFRVRAWLAGLIALAVALIVAVAVYSMPVGQALLSATEGAAFGFFPILWIVINAIWVYNLTVVSGHFDVLRRSMERVSPDMRIQAIIVAFCFGALLEALAGFGTPVAVTVVMLMALGFRPMRAAAVALIANTAPVAFGALATPIVTLGTVTSGAVADPRLNTDTLGAMVGRQTPILAVIVPLVLVAVVDGRRGVRQTWPAAVVAGLVFGLGQFVASNYVSVPLTDIIASLVAAAAVVLLLRIWQPSESPDLHASTSVPSNPEPADPAVASPGPVASSGPVASPGPAAGGAVRAGGIAVRHDPPAEVARAYAPYLIIIAIFSIANLGPIKEALADEPWTVVFPWPGLDVLGANGQPLASTKFTFGWLPAAGTLMILAGILTAVVLRVAPRAAFRAYVKTYVELRHAIVTVMAVLALAYVLNQSGQTNTLGELFAATGGVFLFLSSILGWIGVAVTGSDTSSNALFGALQVQAATKAGLDPLLLAAANSSGGVLGKMISPQNLAIAAAAVGMAGKEGDLFRRVVGWSVVLLLFMCVLVTLQGTPVLDWMIPSGG; this is translated from the coding sequence ATGGTTCTCATGTTCGAACAGTTCAGGATCGTGACCGACCCGGTGGCCGGCTCGGTAGCCCTCTCGGCGATCTTCGCCTCGCTCTCGCTGCTCACGCTCTTCCTGCTGCTCGGCGTGTTCCGCGTCCGCGCCTGGCTGGCCGGTCTCATCGCGCTCGCGGTGGCGCTGATCGTGGCCGTCGCCGTGTACTCGATGCCGGTCGGGCAAGCCCTGCTCTCGGCCACCGAGGGCGCCGCGTTCGGGTTCTTCCCGATCCTGTGGATCGTCATCAACGCCATCTGGGTCTACAACCTGACCGTGGTGAGCGGGCACTTCGACGTGCTGCGCCGCTCGATGGAACGGGTCAGCCCGGACATGCGCATCCAGGCGATCATCGTGGCGTTCTGCTTCGGCGCGCTGCTGGAGGCGCTCGCCGGCTTCGGCACACCGGTAGCCGTCACCGTCGTCATGCTGATGGCGCTCGGCTTCCGCCCGATGCGCGCCGCCGCCGTGGCGCTGATCGCGAACACCGCCCCGGTGGCGTTCGGCGCCCTCGCCACCCCGATCGTCACCCTCGGCACCGTCACCTCCGGAGCCGTGGCCGACCCGCGCCTCAACACCGACACGCTCGGCGCGATGGTGGGCCGCCAGACCCCGATCCTCGCGGTGATCGTCCCGCTGGTGCTGGTAGCGGTCGTCGACGGCCGCCGCGGAGTCCGCCAGACCTGGCCGGCCGCGGTCGTCGCCGGTCTGGTCTTCGGCCTGGGCCAGTTCGTGGCGTCCAACTACGTCTCGGTGCCGCTGACCGACATCATCGCCTCGCTGGTCGCTGCCGCGGCGGTGGTCCTGCTCCTGCGCATCTGGCAGCCGTCCGAGTCGCCCGACCTGCACGCCTCCACGAGCGTCCCATCGAATCCTGAGCCGGCCGATCCCGCGGTGGCTTCTCCCGGGCCGGTGGCCTCTTCCGGGCCGGTGGCTTCTCCTGGGCCGGCGGCCGGTGGGGCTGTCCGGGCTGGTGGCATCGCTGTCCGGCATGATCCACCGGCGGAGGTCGCCCGGGCGTACGCGCCTTATCTGATCATCATCGCCATCTTCTCGATCGCGAATCTCGGCCCGATCAAGGAGGCGCTCGCCGACGAACCGTGGACCGTGGTCTTCCCGTGGCCCGGGCTCGACGTTCTCGGTGCGAACGGGCAGCCGCTGGCGTCGACGAAGTTCACGTTCGGGTGGCTTCCGGCCGCGGGCACCTTGATGATCCTCGCCGGGATTCTCACGGCGGTGGTCCTTCGGGTGGCGCCGCGTGCGGCCTTCCGGGCGTACGTGAAGACTTACGTGGAATTGCGTCACGCCATCGTGACGGTCATGGCGGTGCTGGCGCTGGCGTACGTGCTGAACCAGTCCGGCCAGACCAACACCCTCGGCGAGCTGTTCGCCGCTACCGGCGGGGTGTTCCTGTTCCTGTCATCGATCCTCGGGTGGATCGGCGTGGCAGTGACCGGTTCGGACACCTCGTCGAACGCGCTGTTCGGCGCCCTGCAGGTGCAGGCCGCCACCAAGGCAGGCCTCGACCCGCTGCTGCTGGCGGCAGCGAACTCGTCCGGCGGCGTCCTCGGCAAGATGATCAGCCCGCAGAACCTGGCGATCGCCGCGGCGGCCGTCGGCATGGCCGGCAAGGAGGGCGACCTCTTCCGCCGCGTGGTCGGCTGGAGTGTGGTGCTGCTGCTGTTCATGTGCGTGCTGGTGACCCTGCAGGGCACCCCGGTCCTCGACTGGATGATCCCTAGCGGCGGGTGA
- the cydD gene encoding thiol reductant ABC exporter subunit CydD: MKPLDPRLIRYARATRAYLAATVVLGAAQAALLICQAVLLANAITAVFLSSGSVDVLPLVAVVAARALAAWLQEVASARSAASVKSELRRRLLAHIASSGPGSRRPAGEVAALAGHGLDALDAYFARYLPQLVLSVLVPGLLLVRLFPADVIATVTIAVTLPLIPLFMVLVGMHTEAQNRRQFRLLARLSHHFLDVVAGLPTLKLFGRARAQAGIIKRISEDQRRHTMRTLRTAFLSSLVLELLATLSVALVAVGIGLRLVSGNLDLATALLVLILAPEAYRPLREVGANYHASAEGLAAADEVFAVLETPLPVSGTSAPSTGVISFEDVEVRFPGRPSPALRLTATIAPGEVVALTGMSGCGKSTALHVLLGFVAPTSGRVTVDGTPVSAFDPAAWRRAIAWVPQRPHLLAASVYDNIALAGPSSPARVEAAAELAGAAGFIRDLPDGFATVLGDSGTGLSAGQRQRIALARAFLRDAPLVLLDEPTANLDAGTAASVMDAIRRLAVGRTVIIAAHRPELIALADRSIDLSRPLVPVGAS, translated from the coding sequence ATGAAGCCCCTCGACCCGCGCCTGATCAGGTACGCCCGTGCCACCCGGGCGTACCTGGCGGCCACCGTCGTCCTCGGCGCCGCCCAGGCCGCGCTGCTGATCTGCCAGGCCGTCCTGCTGGCGAACGCGATCACGGCGGTATTCCTCTCCTCGGGAAGCGTCGATGTGCTGCCCCTGGTCGCCGTCGTGGCCGCCCGGGCGCTGGCCGCCTGGCTGCAGGAGGTGGCGTCGGCCCGCTCGGCCGCCTCGGTCAAGAGCGAGCTGCGCCGCCGGCTGCTCGCCCACATCGCCTCGTCGGGCCCGGGTTCTCGCCGGCCGGCCGGCGAGGTCGCAGCGCTCGCCGGTCACGGCCTGGACGCGCTCGACGCCTACTTCGCCCGCTATCTGCCGCAGCTCGTCCTGTCGGTGCTGGTCCCCGGCCTGCTGCTGGTCCGGCTCTTCCCCGCCGATGTGATCGCCACCGTCACGATCGCCGTGACACTGCCCCTGATCCCGCTCTTCATGGTCCTGGTCGGCATGCACACCGAGGCGCAGAACCGCCGTCAGTTCCGGCTGCTCGCCCGCCTCTCCCACCACTTCCTCGACGTGGTCGCCGGCCTGCCGACGCTGAAACTCTTCGGCCGCGCCCGTGCCCAGGCCGGCATCATCAAGCGGATCAGCGAGGACCAGCGCCGGCACACCATGCGCACGCTGCGGACCGCCTTCCTCTCCTCCCTGGTCCTGGAACTGCTGGCCACCCTGTCGGTGGCCCTCGTCGCCGTCGGCATCGGCCTGCGCCTGGTCTCCGGGAACCTCGACCTGGCGACCGCTCTGCTCGTGCTGATCCTGGCGCCGGAGGCGTACCGGCCGCTGCGCGAAGTGGGCGCCAACTACCACGCCAGCGCGGAGGGCCTGGCCGCGGCTGACGAGGTGTTCGCCGTGCTGGAGACGCCGCTTCCGGTCTCCGGCACGTCTGCTCCCTCCACCGGGGTCATCTCCTTCGAGGACGTCGAGGTCCGCTTTCCCGGCCGCCCTTCGCCGGCTCTGCGTCTGACCGCGACCATCGCGCCCGGCGAAGTCGTGGCGCTGACCGGCATGTCCGGCTGCGGCAAGTCGACAGCCCTGCACGTCCTGCTCGGCTTCGTGGCCCCGACGTCGGGCCGCGTGACCGTCGACGGCACTCCGGTGTCCGCTTTTGATCCGGCAGCGTGGCGCCGTGCGATCGCGTGGGTCCCGCAGCGCCCGCATCTTCTCGCGGCGTCCGTGTACGACAACATCGCCCTCGCCGGCCCGTCCTCGCCGGCTCGGGTCGAGGCCGCTGCCGAGCTTGCCGGCGCTGCTGGATTCATCCGGGACCTGCCGGACGGTTTCGCGACGGTGCTCGGGGATTCGGGGACGGGGCTGTCGGCCGGTCAGCGGCAGCGGATCGCGCTCGCCCGGGCGTTCCTGCGCGACGCGCCTCTCGTGCTGCTCGACGAGCCGACCGCGAACCTCGACGCCGGCACCGCCGCCTCGGTCATGGACGCCATCCGCCGGCTGGCCGTCGGACGAACCGTGATCATCGCGGCTCACCGTCCGGAATTGATCGCGCTCGCCGACCGCTCGATCGACCTGTCCCGCCCGCTCGTCCCGGTGGGCGCGTCATGA
- a CDS encoding molybdopterin-dependent oxidoreductase, whose translation MIEINGTDHDRTPRPGQCLRTYLREEGFFGVKKGCDAGDCGACTVHVDGKPVHSCVYPAFRADGHRVTTIEGLGTPDALHPVQQDFLDAQGFQCGFCTAGMIMTSAALSADQREDLPRALKGNLCRCTGYRAVADAISGTCGVTDRGCGVGSSLGAPAGPQVVTGSARFTFDLDVPGLLHLKVLRSPHAHARIVAVDTSAALAVPGVEAVLTHKDAPDRLFSTAQHENEAEDPYDTRVLDEVVRFVGQRVAAVVATSEAAAEEGCRRLIVEYEVLPFVVDPVLAMAPGAPVIHPDKGMEEGIVRAESNVVGELHATLGDPEAGFAAADAVHSATFRTARVQHASLETHGALGWLDDDGRLVLRSSTQTPFLTRRAVARLYDLPQDRVRVVAGRVGGGFGGKQEMLVEDLVALAVLRTGRPVKWEYTRSEQFSGATTRHPFEVTVKAGASSAGELTALQLTVLVNTGAYGNHGPSVMHHGCHETVAVYKCGNIRTDAVTVYTNTVPAGAFRGYGLGQVTFAVEQVLDELARMIGMDPVTFRELNVVRDGDDLTAPGDHVEDLGIASYGLDQCLDHIRLAGAESDAAPEGWLVGEGMAIAMIAAGPPGGHFADASLKALGDGRYELSVGTAEFGNGSTTVFAQIVADELATTPDKVVIRQSDTDVVGHDTGAFASTGVVVAGRAVLRAARSLRTGGDGHGFFDGTPRSVAFNAQWFRVAIDPDTGELRILRSVHSADAGTVMNPAQLRGQIEGGVAQAIGATLSEHVDIADTGEVTTTTFRQYHLPTFADVPRTEVHFADTTDAIGPLGAKSMSESPFNPVAPALGNAIRDAIGVRMTDLPYTADRIWQALQGS comes from the coding sequence ATGATCGAAATCAACGGTACCGACCACGACCGCACCCCGCGCCCCGGCCAATGCCTGCGCACCTACCTGCGCGAAGAGGGGTTCTTCGGGGTCAAGAAGGGCTGCGACGCCGGCGACTGCGGGGCCTGCACGGTCCACGTCGACGGCAAGCCGGTGCATTCCTGCGTCTACCCGGCATTCCGCGCCGACGGCCACCGCGTCACCACGATCGAGGGCCTCGGCACGCCGGACGCTCTCCACCCGGTCCAGCAGGACTTCCTCGACGCGCAGGGCTTCCAGTGCGGCTTCTGCACCGCGGGCATGATCATGACGTCTGCCGCGCTCTCCGCGGACCAGCGCGAGGATCTGCCACGTGCGCTCAAGGGCAACCTCTGTCGTTGTACGGGGTACCGAGCCGTGGCGGACGCCATCTCCGGAACATGCGGGGTGACCGACCGGGGCTGCGGCGTCGGGTCGAGCCTCGGCGCCCCGGCCGGGCCGCAGGTCGTGACGGGGTCGGCCCGATTCACGTTCGATCTCGACGTACCGGGGCTGTTGCATCTGAAGGTCCTGCGGTCGCCGCATGCGCACGCCCGGATCGTCGCGGTGGACACGTCGGCTGCCCTCGCGGTGCCCGGGGTGGAGGCCGTGCTGACGCACAAGGACGCTCCCGATCGGCTGTTCTCCACGGCTCAGCACGAGAACGAGGCCGAGGATCCGTACGACACCCGGGTCCTCGACGAGGTCGTGCGGTTCGTCGGGCAGCGGGTCGCGGCGGTGGTCGCGACCTCGGAGGCGGCCGCCGAGGAGGGGTGCCGGCGGTTGATCGTGGAGTACGAGGTGCTGCCGTTCGTGGTGGACCCGGTGCTGGCCATGGCTCCGGGCGCGCCGGTCATCCACCCGGACAAGGGTATGGAAGAAGGGATTGTTCGGGCGGAGTCCAACGTCGTCGGGGAGCTGCACGCGACTCTGGGTGATCCGGAAGCGGGCTTCGCCGCCGCCGATGCCGTCCACAGCGCGACGTTCCGGACGGCCCGGGTGCAGCACGCCAGCCTGGAGACGCACGGCGCGCTCGGGTGGCTCGACGACGACGGCCGTCTCGTCCTGCGGTCCAGCACGCAGACGCCGTTCCTGACCCGGCGAGCCGTCGCGCGGCTCTACGACCTGCCCCAGGACCGGGTGCGGGTGGTGGCCGGGCGGGTCGGCGGCGGGTTCGGCGGCAAGCAGGAGATGCTGGTCGAGGACCTGGTCGCGCTCGCCGTGCTGCGGACCGGGCGGCCGGTGAAGTGGGAGTACACGCGGTCCGAGCAGTTCTCCGGCGCCACCACGCGGCATCCCTTCGAGGTGACGGTCAAGGCCGGGGCGTCGTCGGCGGGGGAGTTGACGGCGCTGCAGCTGACCGTGCTGGTCAACACGGGCGCCTACGGCAATCACGGGCCTTCGGTGATGCACCACGGGTGCCATGAGACGGTTGCCGTCTACAAGTGCGGAAACATCCGTACGGATGCCGTGACCGTTTATACGAACACCGTTCCCGCGGGCGCCTTCCGTGGCTACGGGCTCGGGCAGGTCACGTTCGCGGTCGAGCAGGTCCTCGACGAACTGGCCCGGATGATCGGCATGGACCCGGTGACGTTCCGTGAGCTGAACGTGGTCCGCGACGGCGACGACCTGACCGCGCCCGGCGATCACGTCGAGGATCTGGGGATCGCGTCGTACGGGCTGGACCAGTGCCTGGACCACATCAGGCTCGCCGGTGCGGAGAGCGACGCCGCGCCGGAGGGCTGGCTCGTCGGCGAGGGCATGGCGATCGCGATGATCGCGGCCGGCCCGCCCGGTGGCCACTTCGCCGACGCGTCCCTGAAGGCGCTCGGCGACGGCCGCTACGAACTCTCGGTGGGCACCGCCGAATTCGGCAACGGCAGCACCACCGTCTTCGCCCAGATCGTCGCCGACGAACTCGCGACCACCCCGGACAAGGTGGTGATCCGCCAGTCCGACACCGACGTGGTCGGCCACGACACCGGCGCGTTCGCCTCCACCGGCGTGGTCGTCGCCGGGCGGGCGGTGCTCCGCGCGGCGCGGTCCCTGCGTACCGGTGGTGATGGTCATGGATTCTTCGACGGAACACCCCGGTCGGTGGCCTTCAACGCCCAGTGGTTCCGCGTCGCGATCGACCCGGACACCGGCGAGCTCCGGATCCTGCGCAGCGTCCACAGCGCCGACGCCGGAACCGTCATGAACCCCGCCCAGCTGCGCGGCCAGATCGAAGGCGGCGTCGCTCAGGCCATCGGCGCCACCCTGTCCGAACACGTCGACATCGCGGACACCGGCGAGGTCACCACGACCACGTTCCGCCAGTACCACCTGCCGACCTTCGCCGACGTCCCCCGCACCGAGGTCCACTTCGCCGACACGACCGACGCGATCGGCCCGCTCGGCGCCAAGTCGATGAGCGAGAGCCCCTTCAACCCGGTGGCCCCGGCCCTCGGCAACGCCATCCGGGATGCCATCGGGGTCCGGATGACCGATCTTCCGTACACGGCCGACCGGATCTGGCAGGCCCTGCAGGGCTCGTGA
- the cydC gene encoding thiol reductant ABC exporter subunit CydC, translating into MSGAVTPYQLIRPAAGRLGLALLAGVGAAGAAIALTACSAWLISRAALHPPVLHLMVAIVAVRACGLSRGVFRYLERLIGHDAAFRILGDVRVRLYTRLERLAPAGLADFRRADLAQRLAADVDAVLDLVTRVVLPYAVAAVVGLASVLVVGALVPAAGIALAAGLIVVGAGVPLLPRTDGRLAPLRGELTTGVVDLVHGLADLTAYEAVQSRLDHLSSVDARLTAAARRSAFVGGVSSAVTVLTSGFCVVVGLVAGAVAVRSGSLPGELLALVVLTPLAVFEVAAPLPAAATTFASARASLRRLAEVWAAPDPLVSDGDQPGVVLSGVPSLRLEGVTTGWVPGRTAVRDVSLVLPAGGRVALVGPSGSGKSTVAALLVRFLDPRSGRVTMDGVDLRSIPADRVREVVGYLPEDAYLFDTTIAGNLRIARPDATDAALVEALRAARLLDWVRTLPDGLSTLVGEHGMSLSGGQRRRLALARMLLTDAQVLIFDEPAEHLDDETAGALTRDLLAAAGDRSVLLITHRTDDLTGLTVATLDAG; encoded by the coding sequence ATGAGCGGCGCTGTCACCCCGTACCAGCTGATCAGGCCGGCGGCGGGTCGCCTGGGTCTCGCCCTCCTCGCCGGAGTCGGCGCAGCCGGCGCCGCGATCGCCTTGACCGCCTGCTCGGCCTGGCTGATCTCCCGGGCCGCGCTGCATCCGCCGGTGCTGCACCTGATGGTCGCGATCGTGGCGGTGCGGGCGTGCGGGCTCAGCCGCGGCGTGTTCCGCTACCTCGAACGGCTCATCGGCCACGACGCCGCGTTCCGGATCCTCGGTGACGTGCGGGTGCGGCTCTACACCCGCCTCGAACGACTCGCCCCGGCCGGCCTCGCCGACTTCCGCCGCGCCGACCTCGCGCAACGCCTCGCCGCCGACGTCGACGCGGTGCTCGACCTGGTCACCCGGGTCGTTCTGCCGTACGCGGTCGCCGCCGTCGTCGGCCTCGCCTCCGTGCTGGTCGTCGGCGCTCTCGTGCCCGCCGCCGGCATCGCGCTCGCCGCCGGCCTGATCGTCGTCGGCGCCGGGGTGCCGCTGCTGCCGCGGACGGACGGGCGGCTCGCCCCGCTCCGCGGCGAACTCACCACCGGCGTCGTCGATCTGGTGCACGGGCTGGCGGACCTCACCGCGTACGAGGCTGTGCAGTCCCGCCTCGACCACCTCTCCTCGGTCGATGCGCGGCTGACCGCTGCCGCGCGGCGGTCGGCGTTCGTGGGTGGAGTGTCGTCGGCGGTCACCGTGCTGACCAGCGGCTTCTGCGTCGTTGTGGGCTTGGTCGCCGGTGCCGTGGCGGTGCGGTCCGGGTCTCTGCCCGGTGAACTGCTGGCGCTGGTGGTGCTGACGCCGCTGGCGGTGTTCGAGGTGGCCGCCCCGCTGCCGGCCGCGGCAACGACCTTCGCATCGGCGCGTGCCTCGTTGCGCCGGCTCGCCGAGGTGTGGGCCGCCCCGGATCCGCTGGTGTCCGATGGTGACCAGCCAGGAGTGGTTCTCTCGGGCGTTCCCTCGCTCCGGCTGGAAGGCGTCACCACCGGATGGGTCCCGGGGCGGACCGCTGTCCGGGACGTGTCACTGGTGCTGCCGGCCGGTGGGCGGGTCGCGCTGGTCGGGCCCAGCGGGTCGGGGAAGAGCACGGTGGCCGCGCTGCTGGTGCGGTTCCTCGACCCCCGGTCCGGGCGGGTGACGATGGACGGCGTCGATCTGCGGTCGATTCCGGCTGACCGAGTACGAGAGGTCGTCGGCTATCTCCCGGAGGACGCCTACCTCTTCGACACCACGATCGCCGGCAACCTGCGCATCGCCCGTCCGGACGCCACCGACGCCGCGCTGGTCGAGGCCTTGAGGGCGGCCCGCCTGCTCGACTGGGTCCGCACCCTGCCGGACGGCCTGTCCACCCTGGTGGGTGAACACGGAATGTCGCTCTCCGGCGGTCAGCGGCGACGCCTCGCCCTGGCCCGGATGCTCCTGACCGACGCACAAGTCCTGATCTTCGACGAGCCTGCCGAGCACCTGGACGATGAGACGGCCGGCGCGCTGACCAGGGATCTACTGGCGGCGGCAGGCGACAGATCGGTCCTCCTGATAACCCACCGCACCGACGACCTGACCGGCCTGACCGTGGCCACCCTCGACGCCGGCTGA
- a CDS encoding xanthine dehydrogenase family protein subunit M, which translates to MDLNTVTEVISPAAPGAWRPGDAWLGGGTALFGEPRPHVRRLLDLTAAGWPPLTVQDDGAVEIAATCTVAELYERLDRHAIVRQCCHAFLASFKIWNVATVGGNLCAALPAGPMISLSVALQASVLLIGPDGTRRVMPAAEFVTGEGTTALRDGELLRSIHVPAGALEARYSYRRGSLHRHGRSAALLIGRLDQNGVALTVTAATKRPYVLQPPADDLGTIPAGDYVDDVHGRPIWRQHLTRHYAAQILAELS; encoded by the coding sequence GTGGATCTGAACACCGTCACCGAAGTGATCAGCCCGGCCGCTCCCGGCGCCTGGCGGCCCGGCGACGCCTGGCTGGGCGGCGGCACCGCGCTGTTCGGCGAGCCACGCCCGCACGTGCGCCGCCTGCTCGACCTGACCGCCGCCGGCTGGCCGCCACTGACCGTCCAGGACGACGGCGCGGTCGAGATCGCCGCCACCTGCACGGTCGCCGAGCTGTACGAACGGCTCGACCGGCACGCCATCGTGCGGCAGTGCTGTCACGCGTTCCTCGCCTCGTTCAAGATCTGGAACGTCGCGACGGTCGGCGGGAATCTCTGCGCGGCGCTGCCGGCCGGCCCGATGATCTCGCTCAGTGTCGCTCTTCAGGCGTCGGTGCTGCTGATCGGCCCGGACGGCACGCGGCGTGTGATGCCGGCCGCGGAGTTCGTCACCGGCGAGGGCACGACGGCGCTGCGCGACGGAGAGCTGCTGCGGTCGATCCACGTGCCGGCGGGCGCGCTGGAGGCCCGCTATTCCTACCGGCGCGGCTCTCTGCATCGTCACGGGCGCTCGGCGGCGTTGTTGATCGGCCGACTTGATCAGAACGGCGTGGCCCTCACCGTCACCGCGGCGACAAAACGCCCCTATGTCCTCCAGCCGCCTGCCGACGATCTTGGAACGATCCCGGCCGGCGACTACGTGGACGACGTGCACGGACGCCCGATCTGGCGGCAGCACCTCACCCGCCACTACGCGGCGCAGATCCTCGCGGAGCTCTCATGA